DNA from Rosa rugosa chromosome 6, drRosRugo1.1, whole genome shotgun sequence:
tgcctttgatcgaccaagcctaCACTCAttgtgacttcgaacccgaccaaaaTGAATTGCTGGACTGTTAGACCTGAGACTAAAGGAAACCCAACACCGTCACCTCCCGAATGTCAACACTGTCAATCCACAactgctccaaatcgccatcgcCTCCGACCCGAAACCAGACAGGAatgacccactagaaggccaaggatgattgtctaagCCATAGCTAGACTTTTTCGCCACcactgctgacccaactccagaacaggaacgaccctCTAGACGGCGAAAGAGAAGATTGTCTCTACCGCAACCTGCAGTGCGCCCGACCCAACAActaaaacctaacccaaaaacaaaactcaAAGAAAACCATGACTACAACCTTAACTCGAGAGACCTGACATAGATAACCAAAAACTAAAGGTAAAAAAATAGACTAAACACCGAAGAAAACAAGTAGAAGCCCAAGTCAGCAAAGAAAGTGAGCAGCCCATCCATCTCGGCCCAAATCAGTAGCTGCACCACCACTCTGTCCCCATACCCACCGCGCCACCACTAATGCCGGACCTCCACCACCATCGTGCCACCACCGCAATCCGCCATGGATCGGCACTGAGCTCCAAAGCCAAAACGCAGCCACCAATCGACCCAGATCCAACCCGGCTACCCAAATTAGGGAACATCTTATTGACTTGTTTTTGTTGATCTCcggagaaagaaaaaagaaattgaggAATAAtaattggcaaaaaaaaaaaaaaaaaaaaaaaacaaaatgttcaatttcttttttatattcAACAAAATTAATTCATCCAAACCCCCTTCAGTCTTCCCTTCTCCATTTTGGCATTTTGCTACAGTAAAACTCTCTTTCTCACCCTTGTTTTTTCCTCACTTGGTGGAGCCGAATCTTTAAGGGAAGCAAAGCCAGAGGGATGAGTggaaatgaagaagaaaatgaagacgCTAAATGTCTCTTTCTTCAAAAGTTGGACGGCCAAGATCGAGGGTCATCCTTTTGCTCTCACTCGGTTCCTTCCACACCTGCAACCCAAAATCAATGATACAtgtctcttctcttctctccatTTCTTCTAATCCTTATTGTAATCTGGAGAGCTTGTGCCCAACAGGAGAAAACATCCTTGTTTGCTTTGATCCTCATCTAAGAGTGCTATAAGAGGTATAAAGTTCATCCCTAATGTACGTTTTTTCTGATTGTAATATCATGCCAATAAATCTCAGCTTGATCCCATAGGGTTTAAGAAATTTTAGTTTTGGTTCAATGTCTTGCGCGTACTTTTCTTTATCAGGTTGGTTCATTGTTGGTTTTTGTATTTCACACCCAAGTAATAATTCTTTGAGAATAGTTGGAGTTATTTTACCATGCTAGCCATGTTAAGTTAATTAATCTTCTGCTTTCTGCTGTGGGAGAAGAGGACAGAACCAATTTTCAAGATAGTTAATTGACTAGTAATACAGTAGAATGTGCCTTCTTTAATCAACATAACAACAATAGTACTCCAGGACTCTGGGACTAGTTTATAGGAACATGCATGCATTCGGATGTTTTTTAACTGCTGCAGATTAAAAGTCCAACTCAGCTAGCAGCAGATTTAGAATTTACTGATCATTTTAACTTAGATACATCCTTCTGCCTTTGACAAAAAATAGGACATTTCAATCTGTACAATTCTAGCCTATAGGTTCTTATCAGTCGCCACTATTAGTATAATCGTAGCTCACTTTCTCAAATCCTCCCTTCTCTTTGTTATTTTTTCCTATTGAACCTCTCCTGGAAATCAATGAAATGGTCTGTTCACAACCTATTTAGCTGCTCAGTAATTCACATATCTGATGGTAGTTCCAATTCACACTTGTGGCACTTCAAATTGTGTAGAAGAAACCAGGTTAAGGTCTGTCTACTTCAGCTAGCCTAGCTGTTTTTGAATTCTATTAGATTTCTGCATATATGTCTGGATTCATAGCAAATGTTTGTGTGTTTGGGTGATTACCATTCCGGAAAATGATATGTATCCTATACTGTGTGAACATTCGTTACGCAATATCATTTTTCAACAAGCATTGTAACTTTAGGTTTATGCTTTGTGATCACCATGTGGATAATTGGATAAAAACTGTAAGCCTTATAAATGCATATAAAAGTAAATTTTGATCCTGTATAAAATGTAAAAATGAGTTGTTGGGTGACACCCAGATTAAAAGAGTGAAGTATTCTTGCCTCCTCAAAGAGGCAGCAGCTATTCGCTAATTCCAATCATGAATTAGAAACTTCTTACCATATGAATAACTTGTACCCCTCATTCTTCACCTCTTGATAGATATTGTACCAGATATCTGCAATTTTCAGCTGCAACATAGAAGAGACTCTTTCCAGAATGAATTATATATGATATGCATATATTTAGTTCACTAGCTAGGAAATCATTCTGCAGTTGGTATGCAGGTAGAAAAGCCAAAAGAATTGTCTTCATTGTTTTCCATGCCAGTGCCAGACCTTAAAACAATAATGGATGACTTTTGGATTACTCTTATGTTCCTTGGAAACAATCCTCGATACATTGCCACAAATGAGAACATATATGGGTTCCAGTGGCAATGAGCATATGCAGCACCTTTACTCCTTTCCCTTCTTCAAATCCTCAATGGAAGTATGATGTCTTTCTCAGTTTCAGAGGTGATGACACTCGGAAGGGTTTTACAGACCACTTATACACTGCATTGGAAGATAAAGGAATAATAACTTTCAGGGATGACCTTGAACTTGGAAAAGGGATAGCTATTTCTCCAGAACTCTCAACTGCAATTGAAGAATCAAGGTTTGCTCTGATTATTATTTCACAAACTTATGGGTCATCAACatggtgcttggatgaacttCAAAAAATTCTTGAATGCATGGAAGCAAAAGAAGCAGTGCTGCCAATTTTCTATCATGTCGATCCCTCTGATGTACGAAAACAAACTGGACCTTTTGCAGAAGCCTTTATCAAACATGAAAAAAGGTTCagggatgagaaaaagaaggtgCAAAGGTGGAGGGATGCTTTAACAAGAGTGGCAAATCTCTCTGGGTGGAATTCAAAGGAGAGGTACAATACTTTTTCTACTCTTTCCACTGAAAAATTGTTACAGAGTTGATGATCTATATATAATACTATATACTATTGAGGGACTTCAAATGTATGTCAAAGAAAACAGAACCAGTTATCTTTGCAAGGTGTAGTTAAAGAATATTACTGGTGATAATGCTAAATTGCATAATGTTATAGATGAATTCAATATGATATGCTTTATTTTGTTTCAAGTCACAAGTAGTATTGTAAGAAAGATGACCAATCTGAAGCTCAAAGTCATAGAAATAATTAGATTTGAGGCAAAGATTGACGTTGGCTTACTTTCACCAGATTTCAGGCCTCATGATAGAAACCTACTAAGACGTGATTTCTTTGTCTACAATTATATAGTAGTAACGCCATATCTGCACTAGTACTGAATATTAATCCTATGAATAACATAATTTGTACCGTATATTCTttgttgttgtagttatgaatcACATCTTGTCAAAGATATTGCTGAAGTGATATGGACAAAATTGCACTCTACAGAGTGTCATTCTGTTGAGAACCTAGTTGGAATCAATTCAAGACTGAAACAAATCAATTCACTCTTAGGCAGATGTGTGGATGATGTTCGCTATATTGGGATATGGGGGATGAGTGGTATTGGCAAGACAACTATTGCTAGAGTTGTTTATGAGAGAATATCTCGTGAATTTGAATTTAGTATGTTTGTTGACAATGTTAGAAATGTTGTTGAAAGAGGTGGACTAGTTAGCCTACAAAGGCAACTTCTTTCTGGgatatatatgaaaaatgacATATCAAATCTCCATGAAGGAACCACAATGATATGGAGATTCTTTTGTCACAAAAAGGTTCTTCTCATTCTTGACAATGTGAACCATTTGGATCAATTACAATATCTGGTTGGAAACAAAACTTGGTTTGGTTGTGGGAGTAGAGTTCTTATAACAACTATAGATGAAGATATATTACTCAAGCATGGTGTGGAGAGAAGGATTAAGGTCAAGGGACTGAATAGTGATGATGCTCTCCAACTTTTTAGTCGGAAAGCTTTTGAAAAAGATTACCCTGAACCATATTATGTTGTTTTGTCTAATCTTGTTGTGAATTATGTCAAATGTCCATTAGCTCTTGAAGTTTTGGGATCTTTTTTGCGTGGAAAAGGTACAAGTGAATGGAAGAGTGTGTTGGACAAACTAGGGAAAGTGTGTCGTGTCCAAATTTTGAAGACACTCGAAATAAGTTATCATGGTCTAAATGAAGATGAGAAGAAAATGTTCCTTgacattgcatgtttcttcAATGGGAAGGACAAAGATCAAGTAATAGCTTCTTGTGATGTCTCTGAAGTCATTGGAATAGAAGTTCTCATCGCGAGATCACTCCTAACTATTTTGAATGGAAAACTATACATGCACGATGCCCTGCAAGAAATGGGTCGGGAAATTGTCATCCGAGAATCTCCTTTTGAACCAGGAAGGCGCAGCAGGTTGTGGTTACGCGAAgatgccaatcatgtcttgagCAAAAATACTGTAAGTCATAGGCATAAGTTTTTTGAGTTAAGTAACACAAGGTACTCTACTTAACCTTTTTCTTGAGTTATGAGCTTTCACTATTCTGTATTCATGTTTTATTAGGAAACAGAAGCAATAGAAGGAATAGTTCTGCACCCAGCTGAGCCAGGACTGAAAGTGCATGCGAATGCCAAGTCCTTTTCAATGATGAAGAACTTGAGATTCCTCAAGATTGATAATGTGAACCTTCCTAATGGTCTTGAGCATCTTCCAGACGGTATACAGATTTTAAAATGGACTGGATATCCCTCAACTTCTCTTCCATCCAGTTTCAACCCAGAGAAGCTACTAGAACTTAGTATGCGTCATAGTTGCATTTATCATTTTCGGACCGGAATAAAGGTATCTTGTCACTTATCTCTGATATCACCACCTGTAAAAATTGTCGAAGCATTAAAGCTAATAAGTTTTCTGAACTTTTACTTGACAGCCTTTGTACAACTTGAAAACCCTCAATCTCAGTCACTCTCTGAAACTTCTCAGCATGCCAAACTTCAGAGCTATGCCATACCTTGAGGTTTTGATTCTTGAAGGTTGTACACGGTTATTTGAGGTTGATCCATCAATTGAAGCTCTAGAAAGACTTGTTTTGATGAACTTGAAAGATTGCAGAAACCTAGTGCATTTTCCAGGCAGCATATATGGCTTAAAGTCTCTTAAAGTTCTTAATCTTTTCGGTTGTTTACAGCTGAATAAGCTGCCAGAAGAGTTGGGTGCTGTAGAGTGCTTGGAGGAACTTCATATGAGTGGCACTGCCATAAGAGAGCTACCGTCCTCTATTGGAATGCTTGAAGGTCTTACTTTGCTAAACTTGAGAGATTGCAAAGAACTTGTGAGTCTCCCGACAAGTTTGTCCGGCATAAAATCTCtcaaagttgttaatctttCTGGTTGTTCGAAGCTTGAGAAACTGCCGGAAGAGTTGGGTCATGCAGAGAGTTTGGAGAGGCTTGATATGAGTGGAACGGCCATAAGAGAACCGCCTTCCAGCCTTTCTCTTTTGAGAAATCTTAAAGTTTTATCTCTCCAAGGATGCAAGTGTTCCACCACCTTCTTTTACTGATCCGAAGGCTTTGTCATTACCTTTCTTATTCACCCGGTTTGCATTATATAAGAAAACTGGATCACAGTGGCTGCAGCATTTCTGAAGTTCCTGAACACCTCATCAACAttaataaaaatcattttattaGCTTCAAAAATAGTCGGAGCTTTCTATACGTTGACTTTTTGTAAACGTTTATATAGTCTACTGATTCAAGTATCTGAGGTTCGACTCCTGAGAGCGGaatactttttttattttgataacaAGATAGAAATTCTCGAAAACGTTTATAGTCTACTGAACTTGAATAAGTAATAAAATCCGCTGTAGCACAACACAACTTGGTTAGATTGAAATTGAATACCTTTTTATTTTGATACCACGATAGAAATTGTCAAAAACGTTTGTATAGTCTACTGGACTTGAACGTTTGTATAGTCTTATTGGTCGATATAGGCAAGGAACAGTTCAGTCAACCGAGAGACCATTTTGATGGAAAGAACATTCAATTGTCGAGGCCTGTTTATTTTTAAAATCCTCGCAGATGCGTTAGGCTCTTGTACTACCGCACATTCTGATCATAACCCGGGTTGAAAGAAGCCATAGCCGAATGATGTTACTGAGAAATGGAAATGCAATAGTAGTTGTGTACTAACCAATCAACTGCAATTGGTAATTGATATGAGAGAGCTAGGGTACGTGTGAGACAAATCTGTATGCATTTACggaacacatatatatatactagctgTGTATCGGAGACGCTTAGCCATTTGATCGGAGCTGAACTAGCACTGCAATAAGGCAGTCAGCCGCCAAAAGTAAACCATGGCTGACGAGGGACCATGCTAATTAAGCTTGGCGCAGACTAATTGTCATATTCacttttttaaatatataaccTGGGTAGGTTGGTTTTCAACTTCTAATAGCTTCCATTATGGAACCTTATTTAACACAATGAATATGATTAGATTGAGCCATTGAGGTTTAGGTTGTTCATCAATCCATCCGGCACCAGAatacttttttgttttcatagAAAGATAGAAATTCATTTAGACTTGAAAAGGCATCAATATCTGCTATCCGCAGTTCACAAACACGGTAAGAAACTGGAACATAACAATGCTGAATGCTCACACTCTGTTCATTATCTACACTAACTTGCACTAAACACTCCTCTCCTAGATGAGCACAATTCAATTATTTCCTAATAATTGCTTACTTGAATTATTTACCCCGGGATTTCTACCTTACTCCTTTAACCTCAGAAGTCTTGAGATTGGTTTCTTCTGCTACGTACTTATTGAAtcactctcaagtctcaacttcTAACTTTTCACTCGACTTTTCTAGTCCAATTGGGTTTCTGGCCACCACAGTTTCATACTCTGCTGCTTTGGCCTCATCTTTGAATTTTTTGTAAATGTCACTGCTATAGAACTTCCTAGTCCTAAGTACCAAAACAAGTGAAAAAAGCACACCAAGCATTGTCGCTCCAGTGATTATAATGAAGGGCAATTTGTAGCATTGTCCCCCACTACAATTTAACCCCTCCCCAGTCTTCCTCTTCAATCCCAAAGCTTTCAGTTGCTTCTCTGCCTCCTTATCATAGAGAAACCCTGTAACCCTCACATTGAGCAAATATGACCCCAGTGGACAAGCCATTACCCCAATATTGTTCAGAGTAGAGCAGTGCTTAAGCCCGAAAATCTCAGAAGTTACTGAAAATATCAGTGGCCACTGTCCACCGAAGCAAAACCCAATGATTATCGCAGCCGCATAGAGACCGTTGGGGACATTGAATGCAATCAGAAGGTGACCAATGCATGATAGCAAGAGGGTTAGAGTGAACATGAGAGGTCTAGAACATTTGTACTTTGTGACGAAGATTTCTGAGAGCATACCCACCATTACTTCCCCTAGGTAACACCATATGCTTGTGAGTGACACAAATGTGGTTACACTTCCCAATGAGTATCCTAATGCAGTTCCAATCTGACCCAAGTTGTCCATCATTGTTAACATGCCGCCTAGGCCACATAGTGTTGTCAAGAACAGAGCTAACATTTCGATGCTGAACACTGCTTGGAGTATGGTGTAGTCGTTTCCTATCTGTGGCGGACTAAATATGTGATTCCAATTCCAACAAGAAACTTTCTTGTCATCATTGGTTAACACTAATGACACTGGGGAAGAAATTATACTCAGCTGGTTTTGGCCTGATGAATCGATATGTTCTGCCGTACTAGTTAGTCGATTGTTCCTCCAAATATTTTGCTCTTCGGCTACAACAACAGCGAGTGGGAgaaagagcaagaaaaccaccaCAGCAGCACTCCCAGCGTACTCACTTTGTGTGAAGTCAACTTGCTGCTCTACTATGATTATTACCAACAAGAACATAGCAAGTCCAAGTGAG
Protein-coding regions in this window:
- the LOC133715005 gene encoding disease resistance protein RUN1-like isoform X1; the protein is MSICSTFTPFPSSNPQWKYDVFLSFRGDDTRKGFTDHLYTALEDKGIITFRDDLELGKGIAISPELSTAIEESRFALIIISQTYGSSTWCLDELQKILECMEAKEAVLPIFYHVDPSDVRKQTGPFAEAFIKHEKRFRDEKKKVQRWRDALTRVANLSGWNSKESYESHLVKDIAEVIWTKLHSTECHSVENLVGINSRLKQINSLLGRCVDDVRYIGIWGMSGIGKTTIARVVYERISREFEFSMFVDNVRNVVERGGLVSLQRQLLSGIYMKNDISNLHEGTTMIWRFFCHKKVLLILDNVNHLDQLQYLVGNKTWFGCGSRVLITTIDEDILLKHGVERRIKVKGLNSDDALQLFSRKAFEKDYPEPYYVVLSNLVVNYVKCPLALEVLGSFLRGKGTSEWKSVLDKLGKVCRVQILKTLEISYHGLNEDEKKMFLDIACFFNGKDKDQVIASCDVSEVIGIEVLIARSLLTILNGKLYMHDALQEMGREIVIRESPFEPGRRSRLWLREDANHVLSKNTETEAIEGIVLHPAEPGLKVHANAKSFSMMKNLRFLKIDNVNLPNGLEHLPDGIQILKWTGYPSTSLPSSFNPEKLLELSMRHSCIYHFRTGIKPLYNLKTLNLSHSLKLLSMPNFRAMPYLEVLILEGCTRLFEVDPSIEALERLVLMNLKDCRNLVHFPGSIYGLKSLKVLNLFGCLQLNKLPEELGAVECLEELHMSGTAIRELPSSIGMLEGLTLLNLRDCKELVSLPTSLSGIKSLKVVNLSGCSKLEKLPEELGHAESLERLDMSGTAIREPPSSLSLLRNLKVLSLQGCKCSTTFFY
- the LOC133715005 gene encoding disease resistance protein RUN1-like isoform X2, coding for MEAKEAVLPIFYHVDPSDVRKQTGPFAEAFIKHEKRFRDEKKKVQRWRDALTRVANLSGWNSKESYESHLVKDIAEVIWTKLHSTECHSVENLVGINSRLKQINSLLGRCVDDVRYIGIWGMSGIGKTTIARVVYERISREFEFSMFVDNVRNVVERGGLVSLQRQLLSGIYMKNDISNLHEGTTMIWRFFCHKKVLLILDNVNHLDQLQYLVGNKTWFGCGSRVLITTIDEDILLKHGVERRIKVKGLNSDDALQLFSRKAFEKDYPEPYYVVLSNLVVNYVKCPLALEVLGSFLRGKGTSEWKSVLDKLGKVCRVQILKTLEISYHGLNEDEKKMFLDIACFFNGKDKDQVIASCDVSEVIGIEVLIARSLLTILNGKLYMHDALQEMGREIVIRESPFEPGRRSRLWLREDANHVLSKNTETEAIEGIVLHPAEPGLKVHANAKSFSMMKNLRFLKIDNVNLPNGLEHLPDGIQILKWTGYPSTSLPSSFNPEKLLELSMRHSCIYHFRTGIKPLYNLKTLNLSHSLKLLSMPNFRAMPYLEVLILEGCTRLFEVDPSIEALERLVLMNLKDCRNLVHFPGSIYGLKSLKVLNLFGCLQLNKLPEELGAVECLEELHMSGTAIRELPSSIGMLEGLTLLNLRDCKELVSLPTSLSGIKSLKVVNLSGCSKLEKLPEELGHAESLERLDMSGTAIREPPSSLSLLRNLKVLSLQGCKCSTTFFY
- the LOC133715005 gene encoding disease resistance protein RUN1-like isoform X3 — its product is MSGIGKTTIARVVYERISREFEFSMFVDNVRNVVERGGLVSLQRQLLSGIYMKNDISNLHEGTTMIWRFFCHKKVLLILDNVNHLDQLQYLVGNKTWFGCGSRVLITTIDEDILLKHGVERRIKVKGLNSDDALQLFSRKAFEKDYPEPYYVVLSNLVVNYVKCPLALEVLGSFLRGKGTSEWKSVLDKLGKVCRVQILKTLEISYHGLNEDEKKMFLDIACFFNGKDKDQVIASCDVSEVIGIEVLIARSLLTILNGKLYMHDALQEMGREIVIRESPFEPGRRSRLWLREDANHVLSKNTETEAIEGIVLHPAEPGLKVHANAKSFSMMKNLRFLKIDNVNLPNGLEHLPDGIQILKWTGYPSTSLPSSFNPEKLLELSMRHSCIYHFRTGIKPLYNLKTLNLSHSLKLLSMPNFRAMPYLEVLILEGCTRLFEVDPSIEALERLVLMNLKDCRNLVHFPGSIYGLKSLKVLNLFGCLQLNKLPEELGAVECLEELHMSGTAIRELPSSIGMLEGLTLLNLRDCKELVSLPTSLSGIKSLKVVNLSGCSKLEKLPEELGHAESLERLDMSGTAIREPPSSLSLLRNLKVLSLQGCKCSTTFFY
- the LOC133715420 gene encoding protein NUCLEAR FUSION DEFECTIVE 4-like yields the protein MGSWTDMKGFTLQVLTGRWLMLFASFLMMAGAGASYSFGLYSNDIKSSLGYTQTTLNLISFFKDLGANIGIFSGLINEVTPPWVVLSIGAAFNFFGYFMIWLAVTKKIAKPQVWHMCMYITMGANSHTFINTGALVTCVKNFPRSRGLLLGLLEGYIGLSAAVIAQIYHAFYGDDTKSFTLFVAWLPSTLSLIFLRTIRIMPVIPSKNDRNVLHKFFFISLGLAMFLLVIIIVEQQVDFTQSEYAGSAAVVVFLLFLPLAVVVAEEQNIWRNNRLTSTAEHIDSSGQNQLSIISSPVSLVLTNDDKKVSCWNWNHIFSPPQIGNDYTILQAVFSIEMLALFLTTLCGLGGMLTMMDNLGQIGTALGYSLGSVTTFVSLTSIWCYLGEVMVGMLSEIFVTKYKCSRPLMFTLTLLLSCIGHLLIAFNVPNGLYAAAIIIGFCFGGQWPLIFSVTSEIFGLKHCSTLNNIGVMACPLGSYLLNVRVTGFLYDKEAEKQLKALGLKRKTGEGLNCSGGQCYKLPFIIITGATMLGVLFSLVLVLRTRKFYSSDIYKKFKDEAKAAEYETVVARNPIGLEKSSEKLEVET